DNA sequence from the Halalkalibaculum roseum genome:
TAAAGATGGTAGAGGGAGACCGATCGAATTTCAAGATTACCTACCCGCTTGATTTGAAACTTGCTAAGCTTTTACTCAGTAGTTAGAAAATGGATAGTGATTTCCGAATAGGTTATGGTTATGACGTTCACCGGCTGGTTGAGGGGAGGGATCTGGTACTGGGCGGAGTTACGGTTCCGCACAAGCGGGGTCTGGACGGCCACTCGGATGCCGATGTATTGCTGCATGCTATTAGTGACGCTCTCTTAGGTACTCTGGCCCTTGGTGATATCGGTAAGCATTTTCCCGATACGGATGAGGCATTCAAAAATGCCGACAGTCGCCGGTTGCTGAAAAAGGTATACAGACTGATAGAACAAAGAAGCTATCACTTGGTGAACATTGATTCAGTGATAGTGGCCCAGAAACCCAAACTCGCATCATATATTGATGAGATGCGCCAAAATATTGCAAGCGACCTGGCGTTGGATTTAGACCGTGTTAGCGTTAAAGCCACGACATCGGAGATGCTCGGTTTTGAAGGAGAAGAGAAGGGCATATCGGCCCGGGCTGCAGTATTAATTTCAAAGGGTAGCTGATTTTGGAACAGTTTACTCAAGAACTTATTCAATGGATTCAGGGTCTTCCTCCTCTCAGTATCTATGCTGTCTTTTTCCTGGTGGCCTATTTCGAAAATATTGTTCCCCCGGTTCCGGGTGATGTGCTGGTGGCTTTTGGAGGCTACCTGGCTGCGGAGTCGGTCATTGAACTGTTGCCGGTGTATATCTTGACAACCGTGGCATCAGTTATCGGTTTCATGACCATGTATT
Encoded proteins:
- the ispF gene encoding 2-C-methyl-D-erythritol 2,4-cyclodiphosphate synthase yields the protein MDSDFRIGYGYDVHRLVEGRDLVLGGVTVPHKRGLDGHSDADVLLHAISDALLGTLALGDIGKHFPDTDEAFKNADSRRLLKKVYRLIEQRSYHLVNIDSVIVAQKPKLASYIDEMRQNIASDLALDLDRVSVKATTSEMLGFEGEEKGISARAAVLISKGS